From a single Xanthocytophaga agilis genomic region:
- a CDS encoding DUF308 domain-containing protein — protein sequence MTSTTYSSSTKEAQPIETARALRKLYFIRTIFSVIWVILVSLFAKTSVEIASILLIIYPAWDLIGTFMDIRANQSSSSKKMLYINAGISAVTTVAVGLALQKGIPETIQVFGVWAIVTGLIQLVLGLRRRKVVGGQWPMIISGGQSMLAGVSFILLAHDPKTGIANLAGYSAFGAFYYLLSAIRLSRSINQMR from the coding sequence ATGACATCTACCACATATTCAAGTTCAACAAAGGAAGCACAACCCATTGAAACAGCAAGAGCATTACGCAAACTCTATTTCATCCGCACAATATTTTCAGTAATCTGGGTGATACTTGTTAGCCTTTTCGCCAAAACATCAGTAGAAATAGCCAGTATTCTACTGATCATTTATCCGGCCTGGGACTTGATCGGGACTTTTATGGATATTCGTGCTAATCAAAGCAGCTCATCAAAAAAGATGTTATATATTAATGCTGGCATTAGTGCGGTAACTACAGTAGCGGTAGGTCTGGCATTACAAAAAGGTATTCCTGAAACCATACAGGTTTTTGGTGTTTGGGCAATTGTTACAGGATTAATCCAACTGGTTTTAGGTTTACGACGCAGAAAAGTAGTGGGTGGACAATGGCCCATGATTATCAGTGGCGGGCAATCTATGCTTGCGGGGGTCTCTTTTATCCTTCTGGCACATGATCCGAAAACGGGTATTGCTAATCTTGCCGGTTACTCTGCATTTGGTGCATTTTACTATCTCCTTTCAGCTATCCGTTTGTCAAGGTCAATTAATCAGATGCGTTAA
- a CDS encoding peptidase domain-containing ABC transporter, with amino-acid sequence MAFPFYKQYDYMDCGPTCLQMIAKYYGKSYKLQSLREISNLGREGVSLLNISKAAEKLGFRTTGARIEYDSLVKEATLPCIVHWRQNHFVIVYKVTNKIKDKFFLPSKKRSGELLYVADPERGLLTYTKDEFLVEWLNNSYNERKEGIILLLEPTPVFFDNVDEPQPIGSALIFDHILKYLLAYKRLLFQLFLGILSGSILQLIFPFLTQSIIDVGLNTQNLNFIYLVLAAQLTLLTGRTVVDFVRSWILLHISSRVNISLLSDFLAKLMRLSLSYFDVKMFGDTIQRIGDHQRVESFLTGTALTTLFSFINLILFSFALAYYNWLIFVVFCVGSLLYGFWITIFFKQRRNLDTRRFDIGSQNQSLLIQMIAGMQEIKLANAELQKRWEWERVQAKTFYLNVKSLTLSQYQSMGGFLINECKNIIITFLSAKLVLDGQLTLGGMLAIQYMTGMLNSPVYLLIQFFQNLQDAKISLERMNEIHTLPDEEPISANLINFLPQGRTVTLKDICFTYEGTDRLVLQNINLTIEEGKKTAIVGMSGSGKTTLLKLLLKFYNPEKGSIHVSNTNLKRLSPSLWRSKCGVVMQDGYIFSDTIARNIAVGEENIDFERLLEAIQKANLQEFVESLAMSYNTKIGTEGVGLSQGQRQRVLIARAIYKDPDFIFFDEATNALDATNEKIITQNLEGFFSGKTVIVVAHRLSTVKNADKIVVLNQGFLVEEGTHNELIKAKGKYYELIKNQLELDD; translated from the coding sequence ATGGCATTTCCTTTCTATAAGCAATATGATTACATGGATTGTGGCCCTACATGTCTGCAGATGATTGCAAAATACTATGGCAAAAGCTACAAACTTCAGTCCTTAAGAGAAATTTCCAATTTGGGTAGAGAGGGAGTGTCTTTACTAAATATCAGCAAAGCAGCAGAGAAATTAGGTTTCAGAACAACAGGAGCAAGGATTGAGTATGATAGTTTGGTAAAAGAGGCTACATTACCATGTATTGTACACTGGAGGCAAAACCACTTTGTTATAGTTTATAAAGTCACTAACAAAATAAAAGATAAGTTTTTTCTACCCTCAAAGAAACGATCTGGTGAACTGTTATATGTCGCCGATCCAGAAAGGGGATTACTTACCTATACAAAGGATGAATTTCTAGTAGAATGGTTAAATAATTCATATAATGAAAGAAAGGAAGGTATTATTCTACTTTTAGAACCCACACCTGTTTTTTTTGACAATGTGGATGAACCCCAACCAATCGGAAGTGCCCTGATTTTTGATCATATCCTGAAATATTTACTTGCTTATAAACGGTTATTGTTCCAGCTTTTTTTAGGAATTTTATCTGGAAGTATTCTACAATTGATTTTTCCTTTCTTAACACAATCAATCATTGATGTCGGTCTTAATACACAGAATCTTAATTTTATATATCTGGTTTTAGCTGCTCAACTGACGTTGCTTACAGGAAGAACAGTTGTAGACTTTGTCCGAAGCTGGATTCTGCTTCATATCAGTAGTAGAGTCAATATCTCTTTGCTTTCGGATTTTTTAGCCAAACTTATGCGGCTTTCGCTGTCTTACTTTGATGTAAAAATGTTTGGAGATACAATTCAGCGAATCGGCGATCATCAGCGTGTAGAGTCATTTCTGACAGGAACAGCTCTGACTACTCTCTTTTCATTTATTAATCTTATCTTATTTAGCTTTGCTTTAGCTTATTATAATTGGCTGATTTTTGTAGTCTTTTGTGTTGGGAGCCTTTTATATGGGTTTTGGATTACTATTTTCTTCAAACAACGCAGAAATCTGGATACAAGAAGATTTGATATTGGTTCGCAAAATCAAAGCCTTTTGATTCAGATGATTGCGGGTATGCAGGAAATTAAGCTAGCAAATGCTGAGTTACAAAAACGGTGGGAATGGGAACGGGTTCAGGCTAAAACATTTTACTTAAATGTGAAGAGTTTAACTCTATCTCAATATCAGAGTATGGGTGGATTTTTGATTAATGAATGCAAAAATATTATCATCACTTTTCTTTCGGCCAAATTGGTACTAGATGGGCAACTTACATTGGGAGGAATGCTTGCTATTCAATATATGACTGGAATGCTTAATTCACCAGTTTATTTGCTAATTCAATTCTTCCAAAATCTGCAGGACGCTAAAATTAGTCTTGAACGAATGAATGAGATACATACCTTACCTGATGAGGAACCTATATCTGCTAACCTGATAAATTTCTTACCCCAAGGCAGAACTGTTACCTTGAAAGACATCTGTTTTACCTATGAAGGGACAGATAGGTTGGTTCTTCAGAATATAAACCTAACGATTGAAGAAGGAAAGAAGACTGCAATCGTAGGTATGAGCGGGAGTGGAAAGACAACTTTGTTAAAATTACTTTTAAAGTTTTATAATCCTGAGAAAGGTTCTATTCATGTAAGTAATACTAACTTAAAAAGGCTCAGTCCTAGTTTATGGCGAAGTAAATGTGGAGTAGTTATGCAGGATGGATATATTTTTTCAGATACTATCGCTCGCAACATTGCTGTAGGGGAAGAAAATATTGATTTTGAACGTTTGTTGGAGGCTATACAAAAAGCAAATTTGCAAGAATTTGTTGAAAGTCTGGCAATGTCATATAATACTAAAATTGGAACTGAAGGGGTGGGGCTGAGCCAAGGACAACGGCAACGTGTATTAATTGCACGGGCTATTTACAAAGATCCTGACTTTATTTTTTTTGATGAAGCGACGAATGCTCTCGATGCTACCAATGAAAAGATTATTACACAAAACCTTGAAGGTTTCTTTTCCGGTAAAACTGTCATTGTAGTGGCCCATCGATTAAGTACAGTAAAAAATGCAGATAAGATAGTTGTCTTAAATCAGGGTTTTTTAGTTGAAGAAGGTACCCACAATGAACTTATTAAAGCAAAAGGGAAATATTATGAACTGATAAAGAACCAACTTGAACTAGACGATTGA
- a CDS encoding SDR family oxidoreductase produces the protein MHVFVTGASGFVGSAVVNELLSAGHTVLGLVRSEIAFQKLQDMGAEVQLGDVNDLETIKKCAIRCDAVIHTAFNHDFSKFKANCEADRLVIEALGDALAGTEKPLVVTSGIGLLRYDRLLTEDDKPAVSSEVLPRVATEEASAVAAAKGVNVYIVRLPPTVHGHGDHGFISILIGMAKTNGRSAFIGDGQNRWPAVHRLDAAKVYRLIVEKQPKQKVFHAVAEEGITFKDIAERIGKGIQLPTEGLEGADAEKHFSWFLHFASINCASSSQKTYTILDWKPTQVGLLEDIQIAYIV, from the coding sequence ATGCATGTATTTGTTACAGGAGCTTCAGGTTTTGTAGGCTCCGCTGTTGTAAATGAATTATTGTCCGCAGGGCATACTGTACTGGGACTGGTACGTTCTGAAATTGCTTTCCAAAAGCTACAGGATATGGGTGCCGAAGTTCAATTGGGTGATGTGAATGATCTGGAAACGATTAAAAAATGCGCCATTCGCTGTGATGCAGTTATTCACACAGCGTTTAACCACGATTTTTCGAAATTTAAAGCTAACTGTGAGGCTGACCGCCTTGTCATCGAAGCATTAGGTGATGCTTTAGCAGGCACCGAAAAACCACTGGTGGTAACCTCAGGAATAGGACTGCTTCGATACGATCGTCTTCTAACTGAAGATGATAAGCCTGCAGTGAGTTCGGAAGTGTTACCAAGGGTTGCCACTGAAGAGGCTTCTGCTGTTGCTGCTGCCAAAGGTGTAAATGTATATATCGTACGTTTGCCTCCTACAGTGCATGGTCATGGCGATCACGGCTTTATCTCTATCCTGATCGGCATGGCGAAAACAAATGGTCGATCTGCCTTTATAGGTGATGGACAAAATCGATGGCCTGCTGTGCATCGGCTGGATGCTGCAAAGGTATACCGCCTGATTGTAGAAAAGCAGCCTAAACAGAAAGTATTCCATGCAGTGGCAGAAGAAGGTATTACCTTTAAAGACATTGCCGAGAGAATTGGCAAGGGTATACAACTACCGACAGAAGGTCTGGAAGGAGCAGATGCTGAAAAACATTTTAGCTGGTTTTTACACTTTGCCTCTATAAATTGTGCCTCATCAAGTCAAAAGACGTATACAATTCTGGACTGGAAGCCTACACAAGTTGGGCTGCTGGAAGATATACAAATAGCCTACATTGTTTAA
- a CDS encoding DUF5700 domain-containing putative Zn-dependent protease produces the protein MKSPCIEKKHYLFNFILLIYMGLSGMQVYSQKKDKNTSVSTKENNLQSSSSNKTLSQLPTDFIDVSAVKAYFVIADRFRAHQEPTVQEWTSLFTSPIHTMMITAGVLDTTKFKHDMQLIYTEGMAKNKTEAKNDAKNVQTDSDLAHHLKYQKLEKQLLAHISFLEASSIQQNIFSYLQPFLPARLLIKDKLPKQYYVFYGNEDATAGPGMVINDLLLSYKIDRYKLGILSAHETFHAIVSEAFTNLLKNDFSNQDPNAILLYFLSNVSQEGVADLIDKPALTQSNSPVLKEMESLTENEIMLSKSYITKLDSLIQAKSTNIDYNLLFQKFSKHGGHIPGRVMGQAIKQAGLLPTLIHSIEDPVLFFELYNQAVQKNKSELPSLSVTSLSYLREIRERYLKQI, from the coding sequence ATGAAAAGTCCATGTATTGAAAAAAAACATTATTTATTTAATTTCATCTTATTGATATATATGGGTTTATCAGGTATGCAGGTATACAGTCAAAAGAAGGATAAAAACACCTCTGTATCTACCAAAGAAAATAATCTACAGAGCTCAAGCTCCAATAAAACCTTATCTCAATTACCTACTGACTTTATCGATGTATCTGCTGTGAAAGCTTACTTTGTCATTGCAGATCGATTTAGAGCTCATCAGGAACCAACTGTACAAGAATGGACATCTTTGTTTACTTCGCCTATTCACACAATGATGATAACAGCAGGTGTCTTAGATACAACAAAGTTTAAGCATGACATGCAACTAATCTACACTGAGGGTATGGCCAAAAACAAAACAGAAGCAAAGAATGATGCAAAAAATGTACAAACTGATTCTGATTTAGCTCATCATTTGAAGTATCAAAAGCTTGAGAAGCAACTTCTTGCCCATATTTCCTTTTTGGAGGCATCTTCTATACAACAAAATATCTTTAGTTACCTACAACCTTTTCTTCCTGCTCGTTTACTGATAAAAGACAAACTACCTAAGCAATATTATGTCTTTTATGGTAATGAAGATGCAACTGCAGGCCCAGGAATGGTCATCAACGACTTATTACTTTCTTACAAAATTGATAGATATAAATTGGGTATTTTATCAGCACATGAAACCTTTCATGCCATTGTTTCAGAAGCCTTTACAAACTTATTAAAGAACGATTTTTCCAATCAGGACCCTAATGCGATTCTATTGTATTTTTTGAGCAATGTATCACAAGAAGGGGTTGCAGACCTGATAGACAAACCAGCACTAACACAGTCAAATTCTCCTGTATTAAAGGAAATGGAATCCTTGACTGAAAATGAAATTATGCTTAGTAAAAGCTATATTACTAAGCTTGATAGCTTAATTCAAGCCAAGAGTACCAATATTGATTATAATTTATTATTTCAAAAATTTAGCAAACACGGCGGACACATTCCAGGAAGGGTTATGGGGCAAGCTATCAAACAGGCAGGCCTACTTCCTACCTTAATCCATTCAATAGAGGATCCCGTTTTATTCTTTGAACTTTATAATCAGGCTGTTCAAAAAAACAAATCCGAATTACCATCTTTATCAGTAACAAGTCTATCATACTTAAGAGAGATTAGAGAGCGTTATCTTAAGCAAATATGA
- a CDS encoding HlyD family secretion protein: MTPYPQQNSQIHSYEIEEIVSKVPGIIVRSGNSIFFILLLVILLLSVVIKYPDIVIVPFQLTSANAAKPVTAKNNNRLVKLLVNENDKVHKGDILAFLESTAEHTLILELDKKLDSLYTIIISANPDQLARLEEINFKNLGEIQSEFKLFNQAYNQYLSLFSNRYYEKKRLFLKTDLQFLTRTQQNLQDQVVLLEKDSELAQTEFMVQKKLASEKVITHLELNREESKYLAKRVPLLQLQTQLIDNNVKQASIYKELLELDKVIAEHKTNIIQSIEILKSKITIWKSQYIIQAPMDGVILVSDWLQQDQMVKEGQELFYIGNSTSGELGMVKIPQSNFGKVKKGQKVLIKFEAYPFQEFGLVEGEVDFISQIPSSDNTFFARVRLPKGLFTSYHKTLVFKQGMTASAEIITRDKRLIEKFIVGLEQMFHTP, translated from the coding sequence ATGACACCCTATCCACAGCAGAACTCTCAAATTCATAGTTATGAAATTGAAGAGATTGTAAGCAAAGTACCTGGCATAATTGTTCGATCAGGTAATAGTATTTTTTTTATATTATTACTGGTCATTCTCCTGTTGTCTGTAGTTATAAAGTATCCAGACATTGTTATAGTACCCTTTCAACTTACATCTGCTAATGCTGCTAAACCAGTAACTGCCAAAAATAACAACAGATTGGTAAAATTGCTGGTTAATGAAAATGATAAGGTTCACAAAGGAGATATTTTGGCTTTTCTAGAAAGTACTGCCGAACATACTTTAATACTTGAATTAGATAAAAAATTGGATTCTTTGTATACCATTATTATCTCTGCTAATCCGGATCAGCTAGCCAGACTTGAAGAGATAAATTTTAAAAATCTGGGAGAGATCCAGTCTGAGTTTAAACTATTTAATCAGGCATATAATCAATACCTTTCTCTATTTTCCAATCGATACTATGAGAAAAAAAGACTCTTTTTAAAGACGGATCTTCAGTTTCTTACGAGAACACAACAGAATCTGCAAGATCAGGTAGTACTTCTTGAGAAAGATTCAGAGCTAGCACAGACTGAGTTCATGGTTCAGAAAAAACTTGCATCAGAAAAAGTTATTACCCACCTGGAACTTAACAGAGAAGAAAGTAAGTACTTAGCTAAAAGAGTTCCTCTCTTGCAACTACAAACTCAACTGATTGATAACAATGTAAAACAAGCCAGTATATATAAGGAGCTACTTGAGTTGGATAAAGTAATTGCTGAACATAAAACCAATATTATTCAATCTATTGAAATTTTAAAAAGCAAGATTACTATTTGGAAAAGCCAATATATAATACAGGCTCCTATGGATGGAGTAATTTTAGTATCTGACTGGCTTCAGCAGGATCAAATGGTTAAGGAAGGTCAGGAATTGTTTTATATTGGAAATTCCACTTCTGGAGAGTTGGGAATGGTTAAGATTCCTCAGAGTAATTTTGGAAAAGTAAAAAAAGGCCAGAAAGTGCTTATAAAGTTTGAAGCTTATCCATTTCAGGAATTTGGTTTAGTAGAGGGGGAAGTTGATTTTATCTCTCAGATTCCTTCAAGTGACAATACATTTTTTGCCAGAGTTCGTTTACCTAAAGGGTTATTTACATCTTATCATAAAACACTGGTTTTTAAACAAGGGATGACTGCCTCTGCTGAAATTATAACTCGTGATAAGCGCCTTATAGAGAAATTTATTGTTGGACTTGAACAAATGTTTCATACTCCATAA
- a CDS encoding Crp/Fnr family transcriptional regulator, with product MLSEFKKYLSEYLGLPDEEIQSILSSAIPRKLRRNELLLQAGDVCRHKVFIVSGILRTYSIGVNGNEHIVQFSSEKEWTLDIESYDLEIPSIVNIAAVEPTEAVLWKKNDFNALLASLPLLKKYSEQLISRKIYENRQRLLTAISATPEEKYDDFIRNNPHLIARLPLHMIAAYLGISLKTLTRIRHAQLYR from the coding sequence ATGTTATCCGAATTTAAAAAATATCTTAGCGAGTATTTGGGATTGCCTGATGAAGAGATACAGTCTATTCTGAGTAGTGCTATACCCAGAAAACTGCGTCGCAATGAGTTGTTGCTTCAGGCTGGGGACGTTTGCCGTCATAAGGTGTTTATTGTCAGTGGTATATTGCGTACATATAGTATCGGGGTCAATGGCAATGAACATATAGTGCAATTTTCATCTGAGAAGGAATGGACACTAGATATTGAAAGCTATGATCTGGAAATACCTTCTATTGTAAATATAGCAGCTGTAGAGCCTACCGAGGCGGTTCTTTGGAAGAAGAATGATTTCAATGCATTGCTGGCTAGCCTTCCACTATTAAAAAAGTATTCGGAACAATTGATTTCCAGGAAAATATACGAAAATAGGCAACGTTTACTAACTGCGATAAGTGCTACTCCCGAAGAGAAGTACGATGATTTTATCCGCAACAATCCTCACCTCATTGCCCGTCTGCCTTTGCATATGATAGCCGCCTATCTGGGCATTTCCCTCAAAACACTCACGAGAATACGTCACGCACAATTGTATCGATAA
- a CDS encoding carbamoyltransferase N-terminal domain-containing protein, translated as MRICGLKLTHDSSIALIENNELKFCIELEKVNNNNRFKIIEDLSFIENILNENGYRVEDIDQYVVDGWVGEELAQIQTKNLSLPFKLPVAPYQQTSIHSVSHRYSFTGLPIGNKIFSYTSYSHVAGHIFSCYCTSPFAADREDSYVLVWDGGMFPKLYFISGANWEITYIDELFQLGVNIYSIFSQHFGPFKINENVIKDELSVAGKVMAFSAFGKQNSTLIKLFHNIYQSASEEELKNVSLYPYHFTTRFREELSKHYFYDEDILASFHGFLQEMLIDNLSRILMKTSQASKNLCYSGGAALNIKWNNALRSANFFDKIWICPFPNDSGSAIGTACSEWLYTKKYSDRLSWHTPKLDWDVYKGPKLLVNKPYEGWEKKNCTLEQLAHLLHDTGEPVIFLQSRAELGPRALGNRSILCSASSIFIKDILNQIKYRESYRPIAPVCLEDKASTIFRPGGSDPFMLFEHHVSEEWQLRIPSICHTDQTARLQTVNWQDNETLYSLLTHYYKLTGIPVLCNTSANFKGSGFFPDINSATRWGKVNYVWAEGILYEKLVKNVFMNIHPSDIQPANLIYESNPVIEESVSNKTHVICGPTVDTVDVQ; from the coding sequence ATGCGTATCTGTGGTCTTAAACTAACTCATGATAGTTCAATTGCTTTAATTGAAAACAACGAACTTAAATTTTGTATTGAACTTGAAAAAGTTAATAACAACAATCGGTTTAAAATAATTGAAGATCTTTCATTCATTGAAAACATACTTAATGAAAATGGCTACAGAGTAGAAGATATAGATCAGTATGTAGTAGATGGATGGGTAGGCGAAGAGTTGGCTCAGATTCAGACAAAAAATTTGTCTCTACCTTTTAAGCTGCCCGTTGCTCCCTATCAGCAGACCAGTATACATAGCGTTTCTCATCGGTATAGTTTTACAGGGCTGCCTATCGGTAACAAGATATTTTCGTATACGAGCTATTCACATGTAGCAGGCCATATTTTTAGTTGTTATTGTACCAGTCCGTTTGCTGCTGACAGAGAAGATTCATACGTTTTGGTATGGGATGGAGGTATGTTTCCCAAGCTCTATTTTATTTCAGGGGCTAATTGGGAAATAACCTATATAGATGAGCTTTTTCAATTGGGAGTAAATATTTATTCTATCTTCTCGCAGCATTTTGGCCCATTCAAGATTAATGAAAATGTAATTAAAGATGAATTATCTGTTGCTGGAAAGGTAATGGCATTCTCCGCATTTGGTAAGCAGAATTCAACCCTTATCAAGCTTTTTCATAATATTTATCAATCAGCCAGTGAGGAGGAACTCAAAAACGTTTCCCTATATCCTTATCATTTCACTACTCGTTTCAGAGAGGAACTGTCAAAACACTATTTTTATGATGAGGATATATTGGCTTCTTTTCATGGATTTTTGCAAGAGATGCTCATTGATAATTTATCTAGGATTCTGATGAAAACCAGTCAGGCTTCTAAAAACCTATGTTATTCTGGTGGTGCTGCGCTAAATATAAAATGGAATAATGCTTTACGATCTGCAAACTTTTTTGACAAGATATGGATATGCCCATTTCCAAACGATTCAGGTAGTGCCATTGGTACTGCCTGTAGCGAATGGCTATATACAAAAAAATATTCTGACCGTTTGAGTTGGCATACACCTAAACTTGATTGGGATGTATATAAAGGGCCAAAATTATTAGTTAATAAGCCTTATGAAGGATGGGAGAAAAAAAACTGTACACTTGAACAACTAGCCCACTTGCTACATGATACAGGCGAACCTGTCATCTTTCTACAGTCCAGAGCGGAGCTGGGCCCAAGAGCTTTAGGTAATCGCAGCATTCTCTGTAGTGCCTCATCTATATTTATAAAAGATATATTGAATCAAATAAAATACAGGGAATCTTACAGGCCTATAGCTCCGGTTTGTCTGGAAGATAAAGCCAGTACCATTTTTAGGCCTGGTGGAAGTGACCCTTTTATGCTATTTGAACATCATGTTAGCGAAGAGTGGCAACTGCGAATACCTTCTATCTGCCATACAGATCAAACTGCTCGTCTTCAGACTGTTAACTGGCAGGATAATGAGACGTTGTACAGCTTATTGACTCATTATTATAAATTAACAGGTATCCCTGTACTTTGTAACACAAGTGCTAATTTTAAGGGAAGTGGCTTTTTTCCTGACATAAATAGTGCTACACGTTGGGGAAAAGTAAATTATGTATGGGCTGAAGGGATTTTGTACGAGAAATTGGTAAAGAATGTCTTCATGAATATACACCCTTCAGATATACAGCCTGCTAATCTTATATATGAATCTAATCCAGTAATAGAGGAATCGGTTTCTAATAAAACCCATGTAATCTGTGGTCCTACTGTTGATACAGTGGATGTGCAATAG
- a CDS encoding 2OG-Fe(II) oxygenase, with protein sequence MNTILPDFVYFDETINSAITLIELLKVNVTRFTIRNALYSNPNFPNISLSDLVTVLNEWHIQGLGCKLDSATLQQVPLPIIAYLKEDNIATFVVVTFVTSDKVKYIHPSLGHCCESVSLFEAKWSGVVLVPDFDNTAGEEFFKKNKQAEQKAKRDYKKSLHIIDDFLTNAESEYIIETSQKNDLFNRSKLGKEGKEISMHRTSYSAYIESRNDPVFCHIYQKASELIKKDLSYFESLQCVRYHPKQEFKYHFDSNKDIRRTHTFLIYLNETFEGGETSFPELGIRITPKTGRCVVFQNMDEYENIIPYSAHAGLPVKTGVKYACNLWVNNSPFQ encoded by the coding sequence ATGAATACTATCCTGCCCGACTTTGTTTACTTTGATGAAACAATTAATTCTGCAATTACTCTAATAGAATTATTAAAAGTTAATGTCACACGATTTACAATTAGAAATGCACTCTACTCAAACCCGAATTTTCCTAATATTTCGTTAAGTGATTTAGTAACAGTATTAAATGAATGGCATATTCAAGGTCTTGGTTGTAAGCTGGATTCTGCTACTTTGCAGCAAGTACCTCTACCTATCATTGCTTATCTAAAGGAAGATAACATCGCAACCTTTGTTGTAGTGACCTTTGTTACTTCTGACAAAGTGAAGTATATCCATCCGTCATTGGGCCACTGTTGTGAGTCGGTAAGTTTGTTTGAAGCAAAGTGGTCAGGAGTCGTTTTAGTGCCAGACTTTGACAATACTGCAGGAGAGGAATTTTTTAAGAAGAACAAGCAAGCTGAACAAAAAGCCAAACGTGATTATAAAAAATCCCTGCACATTATTGATGATTTCCTTACAAACGCAGAAAGTGAATATATTATAGAGACTAGTCAGAAAAATGATCTATTTAACCGGAGTAAGTTAGGAAAAGAGGGCAAGGAAATTTCTATGCACAGAACCAGCTACAGTGCTTATATAGAAAGTCGAAATGATCCAGTTTTTTGTCATATTTATCAAAAAGCATCAGAACTGATAAAAAAAGATCTCAGCTATTTTGAATCTTTACAATGTGTAAGATATCACCCTAAACAGGAATTTAAATATCACTTTGACTCTAATAAAGATATTAGACGCACTCACACTTTTTTGATCTATCTGAATGAAACCTTTGAAGGTGGCGAAACCAGCTTTCCCGAATTAGGAATCAGAATAACCCCTAAAACAGGCCGCTGTGTAGTATTCCAGAATATGGATGAGTATGAAAATATTATACCTTACTCTGCACATGCTGGTCTTCCTGTTAAAACGGGAGTCAAATACGCTTGCAACTTATGGGTAAATAATTCTCCGTTCCAATGA
- a CDS encoding DUF664 domain-containing protein, producing the protein MPPDGCYTPCIGNLVSLLRYSRYSTLTCIHALTQYELDFYIDSKANSIGILLRHIAALETLFQCVVFEVRDLTPNEKEFWKGSLSGELYLRLVNGHELNYYINILEQTRNKTYESLKYKDDQWLFSETRYPFGSPVNNYYCLFHIMEDELNHLGQIKMIKERIM; encoded by the coding sequence ATGCCACCAGATGGGTGTTATACACCATGCATTGGCAATCTTGTCTCATTATTAAGGTATTCTAGGTATTCAACATTAACCTGTATTCATGCATTAACACAATATGAACTGGACTTCTATATAGACTCAAAGGCTAACTCTATTGGTATACTACTCAGACATATAGCAGCATTAGAAACCTTATTTCAATGTGTAGTATTTGAAGTTCGGGATCTTACTCCTAATGAAAAAGAATTCTGGAAAGGATCATTAAGTGGAGAGTTGTATCTAAGACTCGTTAATGGACATGAATTAAATTACTACATCAATATATTAGAGCAAACTCGCAATAAAACCTATGAAAGTTTAAAATATAAGGATGACCAATGGCTGTTTTCTGAAACACGTTATCCATTTGGTAGCCCGGTAAACAACTATTATTGTTTGTTTCATATTATGGAAGATGAGTTAAATCATTTAGGGCAAATAAAGATGATAAAAGAGAGAATTATGTAG
- a CDS encoding Crp/Fnr family transcriptional regulator, whose protein sequence is MTDKNEIIAQHLKNFAALTDKDISESLPFWKARKINKGDFFNMQSMVCNDLGLVVKGIFRIYYHDPKTEEDKNLFFFSENQFVVSFRSFISQNPCWYFIEAMEDSEIVFISYKDLNSLYETNPSWGKFGRLLAELFFSYAQTRTEEFMFFSHEERYLRLLKEHPNIVERIPAYHISSFLGITNPSLSRIRKRIKR, encoded by the coding sequence ATGACTGATAAAAACGAAATCATAGCACAGCATCTGAAAAACTTTGCTGCACTTACTGATAAAGATATAAGTGAAAGTCTGCCGTTCTGGAAAGCTCGAAAAATCAACAAGGGTGATTTCTTTAACATGCAGAGTATGGTTTGTAATGACCTCGGTTTGGTCGTAAAGGGAATCTTCCGGATTTACTATCACGACCCGAAGACAGAAGAAGACAAAAACCTTTTCTTTTTTTCGGAAAATCAGTTCGTGGTTTCTTTTAGAAGCTTTATATCACAAAATCCCTGCTGGTATTTTATAGAAGCAATGGAAGATTCTGAAATTGTCTTTATTTCCTATAAGGATCTCAACAGTCTTTATGAAACCAATCCCAGCTGGGGAAAATTTGGCAGGCTATTAGCTGAATTGTTCTTTTCCTATGCACAAACCCGTACAGAAGAATTTATGTTTTTTTCGCATGAAGAACGATACCTTAGATTGTTAAAAGAACATCCCAATATTGTTGAACGTATTCCAGCCTATCATATTTCTTCTTTTTTAGGCATTACAAACCCTTCGCTGAGCAGGATCAGGAAGCGTATTAAACGTTGA